ACGGACTAACcacgtagtttttttttttttccctaccatgcatgaaacttttctttttgaacaaCTTTGACAGTTTTGAAGTCTTATCTTTAAGACATGGAAGTTATTGCGTCCTTAATTTTCTAGGCAATGTTACATTCGTTAGTTTGGTTAGGttctctcttgaaaaatttatcacgcattatatataagaaaattcaaatttctattttttaattgataaatcaAAATTATACAACTCTAACATATAAGTGTAACCTTACTTCGTTATCTTTTTTGACATTATAACATTAATCAAAATGTTAAGACAAAACTCAGAGTTCAAAGTTTAaacttataaatattaaaacttaTCAAATGggtttgcttttaatttttgtaatattcAGTGAGACTTAAAGATACATATAGGACTCTAGATTTATTATTGATGAACATTATTTTTCCCTCCAATGACCAGTATTCAATGCTACAAGCGGGACACACACTGTGGCTATTGTATCAGAAGCTGAATATAATGCCTGCACAAAGGTATCATCTGTTTTCCAAGTTCAACCTTGTTGCCCATTTCGATACACTCCTGAATCCACCGGTACTAAGTACATCATCTGCACCGTAAGTAACCACTGTGAACAAGGCCAAAAGTTTTCTTTCACCGTTGAATCACAAAACTTCACTGTTGAATCGCCCGCTGGATCACCAACTGAATCGCCGTCCAGCTCCGCTTCATCTCTAACAGTTGGTGCCTTATATGCAGTGCTCACCACAACAGTCATTTCTTTCTTGACTTTCTTCTAAATGTACCCAAACCATAGCGgattttcttaattattgatttgttattttttctccCTTTGCTTTACTAGTAAGAATGAGAGCATCATGTCTCATATCATATGTATGGATATTTAATGTACTGgaataattttcaattaaacGATTGTTTTTACATCTCGTATATATCTTGCAAAATCAGtgtaaaataattaagaaatgtTTATTTGGAGCACGCTTGGCTTTGTCTAGAAGATGCTTCTAGTGCAAATGCACATTCAGAAATGTTTATTTGGATGAGAAGTCGATGGAATATTTAATGAAGTGTTTCCCGTATATTTTTTAGAGAAGGGgtaaatttcatgcaattctgTTAGTTTGAAAGGAATAATACAAATGCATGCTACTCGTTTTCTGTGATTGGAAAAAGACTACCACCACGCTGATTGAAAGTCCTCTTGACATGATTGAAACAGATAATCCAAACACCTTGAACCAGTCAAACAATACTCAGGACTTTAAAGATGAGATGCAGGATTATGATCATTTAAGAcattattatgaaattatagTTATTGGTTTGTccaaaataaaacaagaaaaaaaatttaaaggatgCCTAAgaatattgatttaaaaaatatttttagtaacattttaagaaaaaaaaatatattaattgatttttttttgttaactttttatatttttcataaaagtcaAAGGCTATGCATATTCTTTGGCAAATCATGGGGGTAAAGAATTTATCAACAttcagaattttttattaaagtgCTAATATATTAgactaaacaaaatatacataaatttaTTACAAACCTAAAATGCCTTATTAAGGATTAACAAATTCTCCACCACAAAACATTGGTTATcacaaattacaaataaataaataaaatagtctAAGTAATTAACACCCAATTTAGCAAGTGCATTAACAGATTAGTTAGCTTCCCTTACACACTTTCGATCTAAATCTTGAAAATAGCCAACAGAGAGCATAACTAAGGGTGGATAGAACATCAAGTTCTATAATAAGGTTTAAAAGTTTTGAGAAATAAGTAAATTCCTGTGAGATAATAATGATATTGTGGTATTCTTTTTAGCTAGCTAGCTTGTCCTACAGTTACCATTCTTTTACGTAGTGTTCGGTGACCATTTGGCAGATTTCGCAGTGGCCTGGGACTGGGATGGTGCAATTCATTGAAGTTGAGACAGGTGTTCGTAGTAAGAGTGACAATTGATTGCTGATGCGTCCATTTTTTTATGTCATCTTTGACTTCCTCGCACCTATGTTCGTAACTTTCAGCCACGTTGTCTAGGCTGTGGCATTGTCTTTTTATACGTGTCCAACACCAGCATGTGATATATAtagcttttccttttttttttattagatatataGCTTTTCCTAGGGGAATAGTTCATCCCAGCCCACATCTATCGAAAgcaatttcttttcctttcttaaaGGATGTAATAATAAATACGtggatttgagttttttattttattttttttatacgaATAGGATAAATATTCTATAGGGTATTAGATTTAATCTTATTATAAGTTATCATGATACTGTTTAAAGTCTTTGGATTTTTTTCGTGAAGGATgagtacttttatttttttttagaaatagagacaaaaaaagaagagggaCGAGtgttgaaatataaaaaaatggaaacagACCATCATTTTCcaagggccaaaatggcccattagcattaatttttgaaatatttagcaacagagcactgtttcggaaataattagggaaataccactttttctggtactcgagcatggtgagctcgagtaccatcttttcattggtcaaacatcttctcaaaaaaaaaaaaaaaacgccgctatagggcctgaaaacgtcactatagggcttaaaaacgccactatagggccccttgaacctattatggggacttataaaaaatttttgaaggaaaacgccgctatagggcccaaaaaagtcactatagggcttaaaaacgccactatagggctccttgaacctgttatggggcttgtaaaaaatttttgcaagaaaacgccgctatagggcccgaaaacgtcactatagggcttaaaaacgccactataaggctccttgaatatggggcgatggtggattaaaaaaacatggtactcgagctccccaagctcgagtaccagaaaaagtggtatttccctaattatttccgaaacagtgctcttgttgctaaatatttcaaaaattaatgctaatggacCATTTTGGCCTTTTCCAAGACTATTTATATACAGTGGGCtatcttaaattatttatatcaaaCTTTTGAGTGAATTAAAATCATTCACATACATAGCCTAGAAACCTCTAGTGATAGTTTATCAGGGACGACCTGTAGAACACAGCAAAAATGGCCAGGGGCATGGGTTTGTGCTGTTGTTTCATCGTTGTAGTGATGGCTTTACCAAAGGGTGCAACTGCTGCACAAACATATTTGGTTGGAGATAGCTTCGGCTGGAAAGTTCCTCCAAATAGCTCCTATTACACCATATGGGCTAGCAAAAGGATTTTCTATGTTGGTGACAAACT
This DNA window, taken from Quercus robur chromosome 2, dhQueRobu3.1, whole genome shotgun sequence, encodes the following:
- the LOC126715420 gene encoding cucumber peeling cupredoxin-like, producing the protein MASRVGLIGCLIVVVALLNGATTQVTATVEYQVGDSLGWTVPPNTSYYTNWASSKTFFLGDALIFNATSGTHTVAIVSEAEYNACTKVSSVFQVQPCCPFRYTPESTGTKYIICTVSNHCEQGQKFSFTVESQNFTVESPAGSPTESPSSSASSLTVGALYAVLTTTVISFLTFF